One Corynebacterium efficiens YS-314 DNA segment encodes these proteins:
- a CDS encoding urea amidolyase associated protein UAAP1 translates to MLRITETESDVDDERGLHSTGTVTSARENARSRSKQTSPYQPYLPASSTPYPPEGVSPELLTWAETVAPGGYTHKVVQRGTRIRLEDVSGNACAHVLLFNADAPWERFNAADTIKIPWQAYPTEGHPLLSGEGRVLATVVGDTSHHHDALCGVMSDTMTREKYGDPRIHGVYPSGQSLFEQAGVKHGLTSRDIPPSIAFFKGTTIAADGGMHFTGGAGAGTTVDLLAELPLIILVANSPHPLDPHTDYVSGPLRVHAWRSDPTGPSSPWYAASPERQRAYLNTIDYAEAKGH, encoded by the coding sequence ATGCTTCGTATCACCGAGACAGAATCCGACGTGGATGACGAGCGGGGGCTGCATTCGACCGGCACCGTGACTAGTGCGCGTGAGAATGCCCGCTCCCGGAGTAAACAGACCTCCCCGTATCAGCCGTATCTGCCGGCCAGTTCCACCCCGTACCCGCCCGAAGGCGTTTCCCCCGAGCTCCTCACCTGGGCGGAGACGGTTGCCCCGGGGGGTTACACCCACAAGGTCGTTCAGCGTGGCACCCGCATCCGTCTCGAGGATGTCTCCGGTAATGCGTGCGCCCATGTACTGCTCTTCAACGCCGATGCCCCCTGGGAGCGTTTCAACGCAGCGGATACCATCAAAATCCCCTGGCAGGCGTACCCGACCGAGGGACATCCCCTGTTATCGGGCGAGGGTCGAGTCCTCGCCACGGTGGTCGGGGATACCTCCCATCACCACGACGCCCTGTGTGGTGTGATGAGTGACACCATGACCCGAGAGAAATACGGCGACCCGCGGATCCACGGCGTGTATCCATCAGGCCAGTCCCTGTTCGAACAGGCCGGTGTCAAGCATGGCCTCACGTCACGGGACATCCCGCCGTCGATCGCGTTCTTCAAGGGAACCACCATCGCCGCAGACGGTGGGATGCACTTCACCGGTGGAGCCGGTGCAGGGACAACGGTGGATCTGCTTGCTGAACTTCCGTTGATCATCCTCGTGGCCAATTCCCCCCACCCGCTTGATCCCCACACCGATTACGTCTCCGGGCCACTGCGCGTCCATGCGTGGCGCTCGGACCCCACCGGCCCTTCCTCCCCGTGGTACGCCGCCTCGCCGGAACGACAGCGCGCCTACCTCAACACCATCGACTATGCAGAAGCGAAGGGACACTGA
- a CDS encoding urea amidolyase associated protein UAAP2 — protein sequence MTTHLQADTTPASSVPRGAVYQPETVLDMSQPVIAGDILLDDLVEPRDAWSATVRAGDILTIVDVGGNQSADCLIYNAYNIDERYSVPQTISWQRNVYVRTGTVLRSNLGHPLMTVIENEVDRQDTIGGACSKESNTLRYGHHTHNDHGCRENFLAEARRYGMGPRDIVSNLNWFMNVPVEADGSLGIVDGMSAPGRRVGLRAEMDTLVIVSNCPQMNNPCNDFNCTPLRMIITRPTS from the coding sequence ATGACCACCCATCTCCAGGCTGACACCACCCCCGCATCCAGCGTCCCCCGTGGCGCGGTCTACCAGCCGGAAACAGTCCTCGACATGTCACAACCGGTCATTGCAGGAGACATCCTCCTCGACGATCTGGTGGAACCACGTGATGCCTGGTCAGCCACCGTGCGCGCCGGAGACATCCTGACCATCGTGGATGTCGGCGGTAATCAGTCAGCCGATTGCCTGATCTACAACGCCTACAACATCGATGAACGCTACAGCGTCCCCCAGACCATCTCCTGGCAGCGAAATGTCTATGTTCGCACCGGCACCGTACTGCGCTCAAACCTGGGGCACCCGCTGATGACCGTCATCGAAAACGAAGTTGATCGTCAGGACACCATCGGTGGTGCGTGCAGCAAGGAATCCAACACCCTCCGCTACGGACATCACACCCATAACGACCACGGTTGTCGTGAGAATTTCCTGGCCGAGGCCCGCAGATACGGCATGGGTCCACGCGACATCGTCTCCAACCTCAACTGGTTCATGAACGTCCCGGTGGAGGCTGATGGTTCCCTCGGAATCGTCGATGGGATGTCCGCCCCGGGCCGCCGGGTCGGTCTCCGTGCGGAGATGGACACCCTGGTCATCGTGTCCAACTGCCCGCAGATGAACAACCCGTGCAATGACTTCAACTGCACACCACTGCGCATGATCATCACACGCCCGACCTCCTGA